AACAACTACAGCATATTCATGAATATGCATGGCATATAGCctaaagaaaatattaaagaCAAAAATCTGCATTACACAAATAACAGTTTTATTGAAACAGCAGAGACCTTTCTTTCATTTTCTACATTTGTCAGTACTCTACTCAGCACCGACTGCTTCAACCAGAATGCGTGCCAAAGGCGATGGAGCATAATGCTTGAGTAGGAAGCTGAGATTCAGGCGCGAGGAGAGGACAAGGACACATACCTGTGACTAGCAACAATGAGGCTGATAGGTCCTGACCAGAGATGTATAGTAACGAAGTAGaactacttcactactgtacttaagtactaaaagacagtatctgtactctactgaagtatatattttttctcctacttccacttttacttcagtacatattttcgatgagtttaatacttttactccgatacattttttatgtgctgcatagttactcgttacACTCAAATGTTACGAATCATTCCAAACCCACATTATCACTGCCAGAGCGGTGATACACAttagaaacacacacagatcGTGTTCTAAACCAATCGGAGATAGTGAAGGGCGGACCCCTCCCTCCCTCTCACTCCCAAATATGAGCCGGGGTTGTGGACAAAGTGAAGCAAATAGAGAACCAAAGTgcgcgagaaagacagagagagagagaatgcgtGAGAAAGGGCGAGTGTGCGTGAAAGAAGGAAACTTAAGTTCATTGAAACACCTTGTACCTTTACTGTACCTATTACCATTATATCGactaatatttaattatttggttaaattaatctaaattatCTGAACAGTCCTGTCTTTGTACTCCTGCTACAGCCAAAGGAATTGTGAGTGTCCTTTAgctaaaacatttgaaataatataaacaatattatattcaaacttttgactgttttctttaataactacattacacaatacttgtacttttactttcagtacttgagtagtatattttaaaataaactacttgcaatacttaagtacaaaacatgtttaatactttagtacttccacttaagtgctgtgcttaaagagcacttcaacttctactcaagtcacttttttgatagagcacttgtacttttactcaagtctgggtccctagtactttatacatctctgGTCCTGACCTATAGTCCTAACTCATACTCCTaatcagtaggtggcggtaatgcacctAAAAGTTGTTTGCTAACCACCAGTAAAACTTGAGAAGGAGACTGATCGTTGGCATGCTCTCAACCCAGGAAAAACTTCAAGCTTTACAAGGTACATAGTTTTCAGAGGTGGTGCTTTCCAGTTTTGATTGCATCTCTTCCAGGAGAGATTTTTGTGAACCAGAGGGGAAGGAGTGAGAAGGGAGAGAGTAATCGTTGTTGTTTTGTTCCACAGATGCTGTTTTAAACCAGTTTCCACGGCCAAAGCTGATGTTAGAAAATCCATCTACAGTAGAATATGCGAGCTAAGACACCAGGTGAAGTGCAAAAGCATGGGTATATAAGTAATTTAAACCAGTGAAGAGCCAAGATGGACTCCTAGCCAGGATAAAGGCCTGTTCTTTTGGTAATTTATGTCTTTGCTTTTTCACATTGCCAAAgctccttgaaagtttgtttaTATCTATTATTGTCtgtgcattttgtttatattgtatttttaactGTATAACGGCACTGCTGAAAGTTTGAAATAAATAGACCTTTGTAATTTAAATtgctttcatttatattttgtatattttctgttttatgtcactcttttaaaatgtaatttatgttaatgtaatgcaagacatttatgtaatgtaaagcAAACCACATTGTCTGACCATGTGCAAAATCTCTTGTGGTTGTAATAGGTCTGTTTAGCTCTCTACCTCAAATTAGTTTTAGTATGTGTGcctgattaaaagaaaataaaggtggCTTTTGATAGATTATCCATTAGTCTGTGTTAATATGTGGTATAAATGTgtgtacatatttttatgtatatatttctatataattttacatattatttaaaatatattctacaatatagtaaacatacatgtgacactatatctgtacatatattgttaatacatttttgcatatcAATCGGAATACAATATGGTggatatttgtaaatataatattgcatattttgagatatataaacacatatattatattcacgtgcaatatattaaaagcgacaattatttatatttatcaatatactgcaataaattacatatatatagaatatatgtatcaacatattactcatgtattttacaatatactgcaatatattgcatacataaagaatatatgcatcaacatattactccatatattgccaatatatactgcaatatattacatagataaagagtatatttatcaacatattactccatatattgccaatatatactgcaatatattacatacattaagattatatttatcaacatattactccatatattgccaatatatactgcaatatattacatgcattaagagtatatttatcaacatattactccatatattgccaatatatactgcaatatattacatgcattaagagtatatttatcaacatattactccatatattgccaatatatactgcaatatattacatgcattaagattatatttatcaacatattactccatatattgccaatatatactgcaatatattacatgcattaagagtatatttatcaacatattactccatatattgccaatatatactgcaatatattacatgcattaagagtatatttatcaacatattactccatatattgccaatatatactgcaatatattacatgcattaagagtatatttatcaacatattactccatatattgccaatatatactgcaatatattacatgcattaagagtatatttatcaacatattactccatatattgccaatatatactgcaatatattacatgcattaagagtatatttatcaacatattactccatatattgccaatatatactgcaatatattacatgcattaagagtatatttatcaacatattactccatatattgccaatatatactgcaatatattacatgcattaagagtatatttatcaacatattactccatatattgccaatatatactgcaatatattacatgcattaagagtatatttatcaacatattactacatatattgccaatatatacttcaatatattacatgcatttAGAATATATGCATCAATATATTACTTCATATATTTCCAATATATTATGGGATATATTAAATAGTATAATGAGATGTATTTAATCAATATATGAAAACGGCAATAATTGCAGTATTGtataatatattgcaatatatcacttacatatatataatatatttttatataatatatcatGATATATATTACTTTGTAAATTTCACAATATATGGAGACACATTAAATATATTGTCATGTAATATATTGAGAAATATATGTTTGTTGCATAAGGGCTGTGCTTCTCGTCCGGTGTTCGACCCCcttatagtaggcaaaaagccgTAGGCGAGGTGAgttgtttatttaaattcataGTATTCAGAGTAAAACAATAGGCAAAAAGTACCCAGATGACCTAATACTTCTGGCAAGATCCTGAAGTTTGATTTTGATGACTTGACTTTCCCTTGAGCTCCTGGGAGAGGAGTTAttcattaaagaaaaaaaaaggagaggcgttattttatttaaaaaacacatctctattcaaataaaaaattcgtatattaaacagctgtttcttgtggttaaattgcgcTTGTTTAACATCATTCCAGTTAACGACTAACTCCAGAATGGAGTAAGTGATGTTACGGTGCTACACTGTATGTATACACACTTGTTACATGCCCTATGTTCAGCCAAAAAGCTTTTGTGTTTAAGGATGTTGAAGGTGATGTCATACGCTCAATACAGCAACAAATAAGTGAAATAATGTTAAAGTTGAATCTAAATAAGGGAAGTAAAACTGaactctctgtgtgtgtttacagtGAAACTATGATCAAGGAGAGATGTGGTGTGGATGCGATACATTATCTGTCATTTCAGAGGCACCTGATTTTTCTGCTGTGTGTCATCTGTTTACTGTCTGTAGCCATCATCCTCCCAGTCAATCTGAGTGGTGAACTGCTGGGTATctgtcacacacacaaacacacatactgtatacatacacacatacacactagaAAATGTAGTGCTGTCTGATAACAATGATGTAGGATGTTTCTTTAGGTGTCACTTACATGCACCAAAATAGCTTTCATTATGTCAATAAAAGTCAAAAACAAGACTTTATTACAGTGTGATGttggagttaaacattttgattagATTGaactactatatatatatatatatagtatataaatttataaatttgaaatgtgtgtatatatatatatatatatatatatatatatatatatatatatatatacagtcttgttcaaaataatagcagtacaatgtgactaaccagaataatcaaggtttttagtatattttttattgctacgtggcaaacaagttaccagtaggttcagtagattctcagaaaacaaacaagacccagcattcatgatatgcacgctcttaaggctgtgcaattggggtattagttgaaaggggtgtgttcaaaaaaatagcagtgtggcattcaatcactgaggtcatcaattttgtgaagaaacaggtgtgaatcaggtggcccctatttaaggatgaagccaacacttgttgaacatgcatttgaaagctgaggaaaatgggtcgttcaagacattgttcagaagaacagcgtactttgattaaaaagttgattggagaggggaaaacctataaagaggtgcaaaaaatgataggctgttcagctaaaatgatctccaatgccttaaaatggagagcaaaaccagagagacgtggaagaaaacggaagacaaccatcaaaatggatagaagaataaccagaatggcaaaggctcagccaatgatcacctccaggatgatcaaagacagtctggagttacctgtaagtactgtgacatttagaagacgtctgtgtgaagctaatctattttcaagaatcccccgcaaagtccctctgttaaaaaaaaggcatgtgcagaagaggttacaatttgccaaagaacacatcaactggcctaaagagaaatggaggaacattttgtggactgatgagagtaaaattgttctttttgggtccaagggccacaggcagtttgtgagacgacccccaagctctgaattcaagccacagtacacagtgaagacagtgaagcatggagcatgatatgggcatgtttctcctactatggtgttgggcctatttatcgcataccagggatcatggatcagtttgcatatgttaaaatacttgaagaggtcatgttgccctatgctgaagaggacatgcccttgaaatggttgtttcaacaagtcaatgacccaaaacacactagtaaacgggcaaagtcttggttccaaaccaacaaaattaatgttatggagtggccagcccaatctccagaccttaatccaattgagaacttgtggggtgatatcaaaaatgctgtttctgaagcaaaaccaagaaatgtgaattaATTGTTatagaatcatggagtggaataacagctgagaggtgccacaagttggttgactccatgccacacagatgtcaaagcagttttaaaaaactgtggtcatacaactaaatattagtttagtgattcacaggattgctaaatcccagaaaaaaaaaagtttgtacaaaatagttttgagtttgtacagtcaaaggtagacactgctatttttttgaacacagcCCTTttaactaattgcccaattgcacagccttaagagcgtgcatatcaagaatgctgggtctcgtttgttttctgagaatctactgaacctactggtaacttgtttgccacgtagcaataaaaatatactaaaaaccttgattattctggttagtcacattgtactgctattattttgaacaagactgtatatatatatatataaatataacacattCTAGGACCatcttatattacatcttgtaaaaatgggcatgatatgtgccctttaatgtCATTCTACCATATATTCTATtttatatagtatatatttaatttatctCCCTTTTTATCCTTGTAAAGATGCTTTGAAGAAATGCATTATTGTTAAAAAGCAATATATTTATACCTGACTTGATTTGCATATATacttgaaataaaattaaagACCGACCGATTTCTCTGTTTCAGGCAATAATCCATACAGTTTTGGCAGAACCACCATTGCGAATCTTCAGAAAGGGTACAATATGCACTTTCTGTGAtttgtttgtatatatatatatatatatatatataactgtaTATGTAAGAGACTTTAAACTGATTTTGTATTATGCGTCCTTAGTGATAATCTGCTTTGGCTACACACAGTGTTTGCTGTTCTGTATCTCATACTCACGGTGGCAGTCCTGAAACGCCATACATCTAAAATGAAAGGgagtaaaaaagaaaatgtgagtTGCTTTCTAGTTTATCTTTCTCTCATATACACAGTTGGTTACTGTCAATCTTACACAAGATAATTTTTTCTAGGCTAGAAATACTCTGTTTGTGAGATCTGTTCCCACCGAAGCCAGTAATGAGAGTATAAAAACTCACTTTGTGTAAGTGGAAATTTTTAACCGCTCCTTcagatatatatattttcccCTATCTGAATCATTTACCACATTACATACCATATCACCTCAGTGTTTGTATTTCAAAGATTGTTACTGACAGATCAAAGCACCAATAAGAAAGCAGAATGTGTTCATATTGCATAAAAGGTTTTTAAATATGCATAAAAGGTTTaagtaaaaaatttaatatCTGTGTCTGTTAAATATACTGTTTCATTCAGAAAGTAAATGATAACATATGTCTTGTTTACTTGAATGTAGGGAAGCGTACCCTTCCTGTCAAGTGACTAGTGTTAACTTGTGCTATGATGTTGCCAAACTGATCGAACTCGCCAGAAATAGGTGAGAACTCAGATTTGTTCCTGTCAAATTTTCTTAGTGTTACTTTAAGTTTTGTATAGATGTACCTCTTctgttatttattaaaaacagaAAGCATGCAGAAAAAAACCTGCAACATTACAATAAGATCCTGGAGCGGTACGGGCGGCGTGAGTTCATCAACCCGCGACCCTGCAGCCACCTGTGTTGCTGTTGCCATTGTCAGAGTTGTGAAAATGTAAGTTGTGAGGAAGATTCGCTGTATATTTGattttcaaaatgaaattgATTTAAATTGGCATTGTATATTGTGTGTAGGTTGATGCTATAGATTACTACAGCTCACAGGAAGCTGCTCTGGTGGAGGAGATCAATAGACTCAAGGAAAATGAACAACTGTCTTCTCTGGGCATGGCCTTTGTTTCCCTGCAGACTGAATATATGGCCTCTTAGTAAGTGCTTTACAATCAGACTTGACTGAAGTCAATCTAATGTACTTCTTTCTACATTTTAGGCACCATAGATGTAGGCCTGGTACTAGGCTTGCTGAATTGGGGGGCAGTTAGGAATTTTGGGTGGGCAGCCATAATAGTTGTACAATATACACTcaactaaaggattattaggaatacctgttcaatttctcatttatgcaattatctaatcaatcaatcaatcaatcacatggcagttgcttcaatgcatttaggtgTGTGGCCTGGTCActacaatctcctgaactccaaactgaaagTCAGAATGGGAAGGTAAAgggatttaagcaattttgagcgtggcatagttgttggtgccagatgggctggtctgagtatttcacaatctgctcagttactgtgattttcacgcacaactttttctagggtttacatccagtatgcggcagtcctgtgggtgaaaatgccttgtttaTGCTAGAAGTTataggagaatgggccgactgaatCAAGCTGATAGAatagcaactttgactgaaataaccactcgttacaaccgaggtatgcagcaaagcatttgtgaagccacaacacgcacaaccttgaggcagatgggctacaactGCAGAAGACCGGGTaacactcatctccactacaaattgGAAacagaggctacaatttgcacgagctcaccaaaattggacagttgaagactggaaaaatgcggcctggtctgatgagtctcgatttctgttgagacattcagatggtagagtcagaatttggcataaacagaatgaggacatggatccatcatgccttgttactaccgtgcaggctggtggtgtaatggtgtgggggatgttttcatggCACACTTTaagccccttagtgccaattgggcatcgtttaaatgccacgacctacctgagcattgtttctgaccatgtccatccctttatgaccaaaatgcacccatcctctgatggctacttccagcaggataatgcaccatgttacaaagctcgaatcatttcaaattggtttcttgaacatgacaatgagttcactgtactaaaatggcccccagtgtcaccagatctcaacccaatagagcatctttgggatgtggtggaattggagcttcgtgccctggatgtgcatcccacaaatctccataaactgcaagatgctatcctatcaatatgggccaacatttctaaagaatgctttcagtaccttgttgaatcaatgccacaaagaattaaggcagttttgAAGGCAAAGGGGGTCAAACATAGTATAAgcatggtgttcctaataatcctttaggtgagtgtatataaatatgaaaCGGATCTGAAGGTTTTACTTTAAATGTCTCCCTCATACATAATTTATATTCTGTGTCTTATCATTGTTGGCAAGTGAAGAGGGAAAAAAACGATATAGGAGACTTTTTCCTTAAGATATTTTGCACAGTACCAgctgcccccccccccccccccccgaatTATAACAGTTTTTGTATAGATATGATAAAGTGATAATGATGAAAGCCAAGGTATGGCAGATGTTGGTGAAGTAATTTAATATTACAACCTCAACGTTACAGTCACATAGGCTATATTTTTATGAATGCCTGACCCTCATCATACATGCTTCTGCAGCAACCATGCTGAAATATCAAAACAGAGCACAACGCTTAAATAATCTATTGATGAGAACATTATGGGAGCAATTTGACAAATTGACATTGGTGGGTGGGAGCTAATATAAATAGTGTTTGCCAACAAGGGAAGCTATTTGTGTGGCTGGACATTTTTGGGGGCAGAGGAAAAATCTGGAGGGGGGACAATGCCCCCCAGCTAGCCTGatgttgtcatactcaattctagtcagaatttaaGTCTGATACTGCTCCATTGGGCTGTGATTATGGGGTGTGTTTCAACCGAACCAGGATAAAAAATGCCTCtacactcaattggatagacctacaaccaatcagagcaaccgagtgtgtgacgtatgttgaaatggcACCTCTCTTTTTGCAGCCTGACCtaaactgctagttatttcgctacaatgagACTAATATTATGATTGTGCTAACTGAGTCTAAGTTACCCTTAAAGTAGAGGTACCCTTAAATATTATAGTTTTAAGTTGTTAACTTAGGCATGTTGCTATGTCAGATGGCATCTTATTTGCTTGTGATTATTTTCTTAGTATTCTAAAAGATTTTAATGCGCTGGATTGTGGAGGCGGTGCTGGGGGTGTGGTGGGAGAAGAAATGGGTGGAGTAATTACATGTGGGTGTGGGCGGGAGCCTCAGCCATCCTCTAAAAGCACAGAGCTGAGGGTGCGAAGATGGAAAGTGAGGTACGCCCCTCATCTATACAACATCTACTGGTAAGTTCAACCAAAATCCTTCAAGATAAatatggttatttaaaaaatatttttaaatttacgTTTTATtaatctctgtctctctctctctttctcagggAGAATTTGTCCATACGGGGTTGGAAATGGTGGGTGCGTTGCCTGCTGCTAAATAGCTTTCTCTTTAtcatcctcctcttcctcacGACTCCCTCCATCATTatcagcaccatggacaagtTTAACGTTACCAAGCCCATTGCCTCCCTGAATGTATGTGACTGAACATTTACATAAATGTATGTACAGGTAGAGTAAGTGAAGTGATGGTGAGACTGTGTGTTTTCAGAATGCCATTATCAGCCAGTTCTTCCCAACCCTTCTTCTGTGGACCTTCTCTTCCCTGTTGCCTACGGTAGTTTATTACTCTACTTTATGGGAAGCCCACTGGACCAGGTAAACCACTTAAACCTGCATACACAGAGACATGTGAACAAACATGCTCAATAatgattgtgtgtttgtgtgtgtagatCCAGTGAGAACATGAGCATGCTGTACAAACTTTACACCTTTTTGATCTTCATGGTGTTGATTTTGCCATCACTCGGTCTTTCCAGGTAAAAGGTCACTCTCAATTTTTTGTTTCAGTGTAAAGttactttattggcatgattgtgtgtACTTACAATATTCCTAaacattatacataaa
The Paramisgurnus dabryanus chromosome 1, PD_genome_1.1, whole genome shotgun sequence genome window above contains:
- the tmem63a gene encoding CSC1-like protein 1, with the translated sequence MASTLWDRLPMLVGNDTELKDNSSCFSSTQSTVLKGVNFGGVPIVLLLDFIVFLVLLLIFTLIRRKLWDYGRLALVAETEGFSTAKNRRYSRMTSQMSTDEPEYERGCCSWLSFIFRMDETMIKERCGVDAIHYLSFQRHLIFLLCVICLLSVAIILPVNLSGELLGNNPYSFGRTTIANLQKGDNLLWLHTVFAVLYLILTVAVLKRHTSKMKGSKKENARNTLFVRSVPTEASNESIKTHFVEAYPSCQVTSVNLCYDVAKLIELARNRKHAEKNLQHYNKILERYGRREFINPRPCSHLCCCCHCQSCENVDAIDYYSSQEAALVEEINRLKENEQLSSLGMAFVSLQTEYMASYILKDFNALDCGGGAGGVVGEEMGGVITCGCGREPQPSSKSTELRVRRWKVRYAPHLYNIYWENLSIRGWKWWVRCLLLNSFLFIILLFLTTPSIIISTMDKFNVTKPIASLNNAIISQFFPTLLLWTFSSLLPTVVYYSTLWEAHWTRSSENMSMLYKLYTFLIFMVLILPSLGLSSLDVFLRSVFDPKGSLRLECVFLPDQGSFFVNYVIAAALVGSGMELLRLPGLLLYIVRLALANSAAERKYVKQHQAYEFQYGAVYGWMLCVFTVIMAYSITCPVIVPFGLLYLLLKHLVDKHNLYFAYLPACLDRKVHLGAVNQALAAPIICLFWLYFFSVLRQGFMAVTSLFTLVVLSLTIFICISYTCFGHFKYLSPHNYNVKEEDENATESSSSLVYLPKVLNPDSSSHAPERCSTHQSYGTTDINPSILSTEEDSPNLNT